A single window of Bremerella cremea DNA harbors:
- a CDS encoding efflux RND transporter permease subunit, which produces MLSNLIDFSLRHRALVILVTLVLAVAGVFALQQLDIDAFPDTTPVQVQINTTAPALSSEEVEKQITFPVEQSISGLPGLTVMRSISKFGLSQVVVTFEDGIDIYFARQLINERLSTVELPVGIGRPQMGPVSTGLGEVFHYVLTYQGVDFSQVSDQERVDRLTELRTLHDWVVKPQLRSVPGVAEVNSWGGYEKQYQVRLDPDRLIKHALTYEEVADAIRANNENVGGGTITDGSEMLLVHGVGRTVDIDQIKNIVIKAKDGVPIRVGDIGEVQIGHEIRRGTVTADGQGEAVLGLGFMLMGENSHEVTWALKNKLEQIRSTLPVGVTIKTVYDRTELVDHVIHTVQKNLFEGGLLVVAVLFVFLGNLRAGFIVALAIPLSMLFAFSGMLQVGIAASLLSLGAIDFGLVVDSSVVMIENCVRHLSRDSGGRSHLEIIRDAAIEVRKPTMFGELIIMIVYLPILTLEGVEGKLFRPMAMTVIMALAGSMVLSLTLMPVLASFLLPQNIQEKEPLLIRWLKRLYAPVLRFTMHNKFVVIGSALCLFVAVFGLIAPNLGSEFVPRLSEGAITLNVVRLAGTDLEESIRYNTRMEKVLLEKFPDEIAHVWSRVGTAEVATDPMGTELTDLFITLHPRKQWTRAGTQEELTIQVQEELRDLPGPRLAMSQPIEMRMNEMISGVRADVAAILYGDDLELMVSKASEIEKVIKGIAGASEVKVEQVTGQPVLQIKIKQDQIARYEVPAKNVLNLVRSLGSHHVGEVYEGQLRFPLVIRLPEKVRADPSAIADILVATSSGQRIPLSRLASIERVDEPNTIKREWYQRRITVEANVRGRDMGSFVAEARQAVAEQVALPPGRYRVEWGGQFENLQRAQQRLMIVVPIALLMILALLYMTYRNWIDALRVFTGVPFAWIGGVVALWIRDMPFSISAAVGFIALSGVAVLDDMLLVSTIRQLRRRGRNLDEAVEEAAVTRLRPILMTTLVASLGFVPMAFSTGMGAEVQRPLATVVIGGVCSAMLMSLLVLRVLYVVFNLPAKNLGSGEYDEFAPEQPPLPDSAKGAETVSV; this is translated from the coding sequence ATGCTCAGCAACCTAATTGATTTTTCACTTCGGCATCGGGCGTTAGTCATCCTTGTCACGCTCGTGTTGGCGGTAGCTGGCGTCTTCGCGCTGCAGCAGCTTGATATCGATGCGTTTCCCGATACCACCCCGGTTCAGGTTCAGATCAATACGACGGCACCGGCACTCTCTTCTGAAGAAGTCGAGAAACAGATTACCTTTCCCGTCGAGCAGAGCATTAGTGGCCTGCCTGGTTTGACGGTTATGCGATCGATCTCGAAATTTGGACTTTCCCAGGTCGTCGTGACCTTCGAGGATGGGATCGATATCTATTTTGCCCGTCAGCTAATCAACGAGCGGCTTAGTACCGTGGAGTTGCCGGTAGGAATCGGCAGGCCGCAGATGGGCCCCGTATCGACAGGACTCGGCGAGGTCTTCCATTATGTACTGACCTATCAGGGAGTCGACTTTTCCCAGGTCAGCGACCAGGAGCGTGTTGATCGGCTGACCGAATTACGCACTCTCCATGACTGGGTGGTAAAACCGCAATTGCGTTCTGTCCCGGGTGTCGCTGAGGTGAACAGTTGGGGAGGCTACGAAAAACAATATCAAGTTCGGCTTGATCCAGATCGTCTGATCAAACACGCCCTGACCTATGAGGAAGTTGCAGATGCCATTCGTGCAAACAATGAAAATGTCGGGGGAGGGACGATTACCGATGGCAGCGAAATGCTGCTGGTACATGGAGTTGGCCGCACGGTAGACATCGACCAGATCAAAAATATCGTCATCAAAGCAAAAGATGGGGTCCCTATTCGCGTCGGCGACATCGGCGAAGTGCAAATTGGTCATGAGATTCGCCGGGGAACAGTAACTGCTGATGGCCAGGGGGAGGCGGTACTGGGACTTGGGTTCATGCTCATGGGCGAGAACAGTCACGAGGTGACTTGGGCCCTGAAGAACAAGCTGGAGCAGATTCGCAGCACGCTTCCTGTTGGCGTTACCATCAAAACGGTTTACGACCGAACGGAACTCGTCGACCACGTGATCCACACGGTGCAGAAAAACCTGTTCGAGGGGGGCCTGTTGGTTGTCGCGGTTTTATTCGTCTTCCTCGGGAATCTGCGTGCCGGTTTCATCGTCGCTCTGGCAATTCCACTTTCGATGTTGTTCGCATTTTCGGGCATGCTACAAGTTGGCATTGCGGCTAGTTTGCTCAGCCTGGGGGCGATCGACTTTGGGTTGGTGGTCGATAGTTCGGTGGTGATGATCGAAAACTGCGTCCGGCATCTGTCGCGCGACAGCGGAGGTCGCAGCCACTTGGAGATCATCCGCGATGCGGCCATCGAGGTTCGCAAACCAACGATGTTCGGTGAGTTAATCATCATGATCGTTTACTTGCCCATTTTGACGCTGGAAGGTGTCGAAGGGAAACTCTTCCGTCCGATGGCGATGACCGTGATTATGGCTTTGGCCGGATCGATGGTATTGTCGCTGACTCTTATGCCGGTGCTGGCCAGTTTTCTCTTGCCTCAGAACATCCAAGAAAAAGAGCCCCTTTTGATCCGCTGGCTCAAGCGGCTCTACGCACCGGTATTGCGATTTACGATGCACAATAAATTCGTTGTGATCGGTTCGGCTCTCTGCCTGTTTGTAGCCGTATTCGGGCTGATTGCCCCGAACCTTGGTTCGGAGTTTGTCCCCCGCCTCTCCGAAGGGGCGATAACGCTGAATGTCGTCCGACTGGCAGGCACGGATCTGGAAGAGTCAATCCGTTACAACACGCGTATGGAAAAGGTCCTGCTGGAAAAGTTCCCCGATGAGATCGCGCACGTTTGGAGTCGTGTCGGAACCGCCGAAGTGGCAACCGACCCGATGGGAACGGAGCTAACCGATCTATTCATTACCCTTCATCCCCGGAAGCAGTGGACTCGTGCCGGCACTCAAGAAGAACTGACCATCCAAGTGCAGGAAGAGTTACGCGATCTACCAGGCCCTCGCCTGGCCATGTCGCAGCCAATAGAGATGCGGATGAATGAGATGATCTCTGGGGTGCGGGCCGATGTCGCCGCAATCCTTTACGGAGATGATCTGGAATTGATGGTTAGCAAAGCGTCCGAAATTGAAAAAGTGATCAAGGGCATTGCGGGAGCTTCCGAAGTCAAGGTGGAACAGGTCACGGGACAGCCGGTGCTTCAAATCAAGATCAAGCAGGACCAGATCGCCCGCTATGAAGTGCCTGCCAAGAACGTCTTGAATCTCGTTCGATCATTGGGCAGCCATCACGTAGGAGAAGTTTACGAGGGACAACTGCGTTTCCCGCTAGTCATTCGTCTGCCAGAAAAAGTACGTGCTGATCCCTCGGCCATCGCCGATATTTTGGTCGCGACTTCGTCCGGGCAACGCATCCCGCTTTCGCGACTAGCGTCGATCGAGCGGGTAGACGAACCTAATACGATCAAACGCGAGTGGTATCAGCGCCGTATCACTGTCGAAGCAAACGTCCGGGGACGCGACATGGGAAGCTTCGTTGCGGAAGCCCGCCAGGCAGTTGCTGAGCAAGTTGCGTTGCCACCAGGGCGTTACCGAGTCGAATGGGGCGGACAATTCGAGAATCTCCAGCGTGCCCAACAACGTCTCATGATTGTCGTTCCGATCGCGTTGTTGATGATTCTTGCCCTGTTGTACATGACCTATCGAAACTGGATAGACGCGTTGCGAGTGTTCACTGGGGTACCATTCGCCTGGATTGGTGGCGTTGTCGCCTTGTGGATTCGCGATATGCCGTTCTCGATTTCCGCTGCGGTCGGCTTCATCGCCCTTTCTGGTGTAGCCGTGCTAGACGATATGCTCTTGGTCTCCACGATTCGCCAATTGCGAAGACGTGGCAGGAACTTGGATGAAGCTGTCGAGGAAGCGGCGGTGACTCGTTTGCGTCCTATTCTCATGACAACTCTAGTGGCTAGTTTGGGCTTTGTGCCAATGGCCTTCAGTACGGGGATGGGGGCAGAAGTCCAGCGTCCATTGGCAACCGTGGTGATTGGGGGAGTGTGTAGTGCGATGCTTATGAGCCTGCTCGTCCTCCGCGTGCTTTACGTCGTCTTCAATCTTCCCGCTAAGAATCTTGGTTCGGGTGAATACGACGAGTTCGCTCCTGAACAACCTCCCCTGCCAGATTCTGCCAAGGGGGCGGAAACCGTCTCGGTTTGA
- a CDS encoding RND transporter, with amino-acid sequence MKWMFSTSSLAVGLLAVAALSFAGCSGGQSAMGDADEHSEVAHDDHDHGDEHSHVHGEWWCGEHGVPEEICALCDTKLIVEFKEKGDWCEEHNRPASQCFICSPELFDKFAARYKAKYGEDPPKPEALEKGADS; translated from the coding sequence ATGAAGTGGATGTTTAGTACCTCCAGTTTGGCAGTTGGATTGCTTGCCGTTGCCGCTCTTTCATTCGCTGGCTGCAGTGGTGGCCAGTCCGCGATGGGAGATGCCGACGAGCACTCCGAAGTGGCTCACGATGACCACGATCACGGCGACGAACATAGCCACGTCCATGGAGAATGGTGGTGCGGCGAACATGGCGTGCCGGAAGAGATTTGTGCTTTGTGTGATACAAAGCTGATCGTAGAATTCAAGGAGAAGGGAGATTGGTGCGAAGAACACAATCGTCCCGCGTCCCAGTGCTTCATCTGCTCGCCGGAACTTTTCGACAAGTTTGCCGCCCGATACAAGGCCAAGTACGGCGAAGACCCACCGAAGCCGGAAGCCCTGGAAAAGGGGGCCGATTCGTAG
- a CDS encoding efflux RND transporter periplasmic adaptor subunit yields the protein MPKTPDFGWCSKHGIHNCVLDHPELAQLNETPAISSADRSRAELAMSMPLSKENNSGCLTYLKRIQFASVDAVAQAGVDVELVERRPIEQTVSGSGEILYDPTRTASFASRASGSVWRVEKTLGDRVEEGEVLALVEAEQVGDLKTSLIRALAEQSLQRQNVERLKIAKGAVAGVRLLEADADLAKAKAEVLSIAQSMENLGLSPDIQSLAQLSEREAFEQLRFLGIPQTLRSSVKAQVSSANFLPVRSSISGLIVERNVTQGEVVDTRRPLFRIVDTSQMWLMLEVPLEDVQQVEVGQKVHFQADGSSSQVLGQVDWISTGADSQTRMVKVRAVLPNPKGKLRDKTYGIGDIVLREEENAIAVPAESVHSEGCCRIVFVRDKHYFDSPESPKVFHVRSVRLGAYQDGFTEIVAGVLPGEVVATTGSDVLRAQLLKNGLGAGCCVDE from the coding sequence ATGCCGAAAACGCCGGACTTCGGCTGGTGCTCCAAGCATGGCATTCATAATTGCGTCCTCGACCACCCTGAACTGGCCCAACTGAACGAGACACCTGCGATCTCCTCGGCGGATCGATCTCGTGCCGAGTTGGCTATGAGCATGCCGCTTTCGAAAGAAAACAACAGCGGTTGCCTAACCTATCTGAAGCGAATTCAATTTGCATCCGTCGATGCCGTTGCCCAAGCGGGCGTCGACGTCGAACTCGTGGAACGCCGCCCTATCGAACAAACGGTCTCAGGCAGCGGTGAAATTCTCTACGACCCCACGCGAACGGCCAGTTTTGCTTCACGAGCCTCTGGAAGTGTTTGGCGTGTTGAAAAGACCTTAGGAGATCGCGTGGAAGAAGGGGAAGTTCTCGCACTGGTGGAAGCAGAACAAGTCGGTGATCTAAAAACCAGCCTCATCCGTGCTCTGGCAGAACAATCATTACAGCGACAAAATGTGGAACGATTAAAAATTGCCAAGGGAGCCGTGGCAGGTGTTCGGCTGTTAGAGGCCGATGCCGACTTGGCCAAAGCAAAGGCCGAGGTGTTGAGCATCGCTCAATCGATGGAGAACTTGGGATTATCGCCTGATATTCAATCTCTGGCCCAACTTTCGGAACGCGAAGCTTTTGAACAACTACGCTTTCTGGGCATTCCACAAACGCTTCGCTCTTCGGTGAAAGCACAAGTTTCCAGTGCTAATTTTCTGCCTGTGCGATCCTCGATCTCTGGACTGATTGTCGAACGAAACGTCACGCAAGGTGAAGTCGTCGATACCCGACGACCGTTATTTCGCATTGTCGATACGAGCCAAATGTGGTTGATGCTTGAGGTTCCCCTAGAGGACGTACAGCAAGTTGAGGTCGGGCAGAAGGTTCACTTCCAAGCGGACGGAAGCTCGTCGCAAGTTTTAGGGCAGGTGGACTGGATTAGCACCGGGGCCGATTCCCAGACCCGTATGGTTAAGGTCCGTGCTGTCCTTCCCAATCCCAAGGGCAAATTGCGTGACAAGACTTACGGCATCGGTGATATCGTCCTAAGAGAGGAAGAAAATGCGATCGCCGTGCCGGCAGAAAGCGTCCACTCCGAAGGCTGCTGTCGAATCGTTTTCGTACGTGATAAGCACTACTTCGATAGCCCTGAGTCCCCCAAAGTCTTCCATGTTCGCTCGGTGCGTTTGGGAGCTTACCAGGATGGTTTTACGGAAATTGTTGCGGGGGTTCTCCCTGGGGAAGTCGTCGCTACGACGGGCAGTGATGTTCTGCGAGCCCAACTGTTGAAGAACGGTTTAGGGGCTGGCTGCTGCGTCGACGAATAA